A single region of the Drosophila takahashii strain IR98-3 E-12201 chromosome 2R, DtakHiC1v2, whole genome shotgun sequence genome encodes:
- the LOC108060019 gene encoding putative uncharacterized protein DDB_G0271982 isoform X1: MIGTLFSNSQSLFGLTFVESPKLSAPNETYFVPSFVTDPSRRQAADVFHGDPFKIQSYNFRYADKPFYPTQNYQRPPTAAPLVRKPSFQTFYYNPRFSQDPEYIPATRRENRRRPLLRDAKTPVPVAPQTRRSPTATDSPLLRTCCQSGEYKAMRRGRSTMTLDRSSLHVPRSTGGASTTTFSSDSDNQLQKISINIRTVDPQSEVDNNVSIKIEADAYLLNNTDKVMARSPQEQERISPRSSGSFGIDKRLSKFNVSETKPRTSPEWEFRQREKALEEERRMERERDRQRWEDQRLERERELQEERQRARQRERDREQLRVLERLRDEERLRELEVERERQRLRELERETQRHREYDRFCALQEQARRQRLEQLRRESENVPPPPVPMTSHLYTVTSDDRLPGMAFCDLSSRRPKTSTRHLPRPKMERRRARVNQDTRTVRSATRSLTPPPIFSSRSPTPPLMATSRSSTPNRRENHPCSRSPTPIRSPTITRNLDRCSSGTSNGNVHVTVTTNGGRRSSNSRVSEPKQLNASHPLVTSLNNMPIRITTSRTSDRDLAFSLNHVRMRGSSPMPRERSSSQEDQDACQLNINVYAEKLRLMRI, translated from the exons aTGATTGGCACGCTGTTTTCAAACTCACAATCTCTCTTCGGCCTTACGTTCGTGGAAAGCCCAAAATTATCTGCTCCAAATGAAACGTATTTTGT GCCTTCTTTTGTGACAGATCCATCGCGTCGCCAGGCGGCTGATGTCTTCCATGGAGACCCGTTCAAAATTCAATCGTACAACTTTCGCTATGCGGACAAACCCTTCTATCCGACCCAGAATTATCAAAGGCCTCCGACTGCGGCGCCACTTGTAAGAAAGCCCTCCTTCCAGACCTTCTACTATAATCCCAGGTTCAGCCAGGATCCCGAGTATATCCCCGCCACAAGGCGGGAAAACCGGAGACGTCCATTACTGCGGGATGCTAAGACTCCTGTGCCTGTGGCTCCGCAGACGAGACGTTCGCCTACTGCCACGGATTCCCCGCTCCTGAGGACCTGCTGTCAAAGCGGCGAGTACAAAGCCATGAGACGGGGTCGCAGCACAATGACCCTGGATAGGAGTAGCCTCCATGTCCCGCGATCCACTGGTGGTGCCTCCACCACCACCTTCTCCAGTGACTCCGATAATCAGCTGCAGAAAATCAGCATAAACATCCGCACTGTGGATCCACAGTCCGAAGTGGACAACAATGTGAGTATCAAGATCGAGGCGGATGCCTATCTGCTGAACAACACGGACAAGGTGATGGCCAGGTCgccgcaggagcaggagcggaTTTCACCCAGGTCCTCGGGTTCCTTTGGCATCGACAAGCGACTGTCCAAGTTCAATGTGAGCGAGACCAAGCCAAGGACCAGTCCGGAATGGGAGTTCCGGCAGCGGGAGAAGGCGCTGGAAGAGGAGCGTCGAATGGAAAGGGAGCGGGATCGTCAGCGGTGGGAGGACCAAAGGTTGGAGCGCGAAAGGGAGCTCCAGGAGGAGCGGCAACGTGCCCGTCAGCGGGAGCGAGATCGTGAGCAGCTCCGCGTGCTGGAGCGCCTGCGGGATGAGGAGCGACTTCGGGAACTGGAGGTGGAGCGCGAGAGGCAGCGCCTGCGAGAGCTGGAGCGGGAAACCCAGCGGCACAGGGAATACGATCGGTTCTGTGCCCTCCAGGAGCAGGCGCGTCGTCAAAGGCTGGAGCAACTGCGTCGGGAGTCCGAAAATGTCCCACCACCGCCGGTTCCAATGACCTCACATTTATACACCGTCACCTCCGATGACCGGTTACCCGGAATGGCCTTTTGTGATCTATCCTCCAGAAGGCCAAAGACATCAACGAGGCATCTGCCCAGGCCAAAGATGGAAAGACGGAGAGCTCGGGTTAACCAGGATACAAGAACTGTTCGATCCGCTACCCGATCGCTCACTCCGCCGCCCATCTTTAGCTCCCGTTCACCTACACCCCCTCTAATGGCCACCTCCCGCTCATCTACTCCGAATAGGAGAGAAAACCACCCCTGTAGCCGCAGTCCCACCCCCATTCGCAGTCCCACCATCACAAGAAATCTGGATCGCTGCAGTTCGGGGACTTCTAATGGCAATGTCCATGTCACGGTGACCACCAATGGAGGTCGGCGTTCGTCCAACTCCCGGGTGAGTGAGCCCAAGCAGCTGAATGCAAGCCATCCCCTCGTCACCAGTCTGAACAACATGCCCATAAGGATAACTACGTCAAGAACTTCGGATAGGGATCTAGCTTTCAGTTTGAACCATGTGAGGATGAGGGGATCATCACCAATGCCAAGAGAACGGAGCAGCTCTCAAGAAGATCAGGATGCGTGTCAGTTGAACATCAACGTTTATGCGGAGAAACTGCGATTGATGCGTATATAG
- the LOC108060019 gene encoding putative uncharacterized protein DDB_G0271982 isoform X2, which produces MKRILYPSRRQAADVFHGDPFKIQSYNFRYADKPFYPTQNYQRPPTAAPLVRKPSFQTFYYNPRFSQDPEYIPATRRENRRRPLLRDAKTPVPVAPQTRRSPTATDSPLLRTCCQSGEYKAMRRGRSTMTLDRSSLHVPRSTGGASTTTFSSDSDNQLQKISINIRTVDPQSEVDNNVSIKIEADAYLLNNTDKVMARSPQEQERISPRSSGSFGIDKRLSKFNVSETKPRTSPEWEFRQREKALEEERRMERERDRQRWEDQRLERERELQEERQRARQRERDREQLRVLERLRDEERLRELEVERERQRLRELERETQRHREYDRFCALQEQARRQRLEQLRRESENVPPPPVPMTSHLYTVTSDDRLPGMAFCDLSSRRPKTSTRHLPRPKMERRRARVNQDTRTVRSATRSLTPPPIFSSRSPTPPLMATSRSSTPNRRENHPCSRSPTPIRSPTITRNLDRCSSGTSNGNVHVTVTTNGGRRSSNSRVSEPKQLNASHPLVTSLNNMPIRITTSRTSDRDLAFSLNHVRMRGSSPMPRERSSSQEDQDACQLNINVYAEKLRLMRI; this is translated from the exons ATGAAACGTATTTTGT ATCCATCGCGTCGCCAGGCGGCTGATGTCTTCCATGGAGACCCGTTCAAAATTCAATCGTACAACTTTCGCTATGCGGACAAACCCTTCTATCCGACCCAGAATTATCAAAGGCCTCCGACTGCGGCGCCACTTGTAAGAAAGCCCTCCTTCCAGACCTTCTACTATAATCCCAGGTTCAGCCAGGATCCCGAGTATATCCCCGCCACAAGGCGGGAAAACCGGAGACGTCCATTACTGCGGGATGCTAAGACTCCTGTGCCTGTGGCTCCGCAGACGAGACGTTCGCCTACTGCCACGGATTCCCCGCTCCTGAGGACCTGCTGTCAAAGCGGCGAGTACAAAGCCATGAGACGGGGTCGCAGCACAATGACCCTGGATAGGAGTAGCCTCCATGTCCCGCGATCCACTGGTGGTGCCTCCACCACCACCTTCTCCAGTGACTCCGATAATCAGCTGCAGAAAATCAGCATAAACATCCGCACTGTGGATCCACAGTCCGAAGTGGACAACAATGTGAGTATCAAGATCGAGGCGGATGCCTATCTGCTGAACAACACGGACAAGGTGATGGCCAGGTCgccgcaggagcaggagcggaTTTCACCCAGGTCCTCGGGTTCCTTTGGCATCGACAAGCGACTGTCCAAGTTCAATGTGAGCGAGACCAAGCCAAGGACCAGTCCGGAATGGGAGTTCCGGCAGCGGGAGAAGGCGCTGGAAGAGGAGCGTCGAATGGAAAGGGAGCGGGATCGTCAGCGGTGGGAGGACCAAAGGTTGGAGCGCGAAAGGGAGCTCCAGGAGGAGCGGCAACGTGCCCGTCAGCGGGAGCGAGATCGTGAGCAGCTCCGCGTGCTGGAGCGCCTGCGGGATGAGGAGCGACTTCGGGAACTGGAGGTGGAGCGCGAGAGGCAGCGCCTGCGAGAGCTGGAGCGGGAAACCCAGCGGCACAGGGAATACGATCGGTTCTGTGCCCTCCAGGAGCAGGCGCGTCGTCAAAGGCTGGAGCAACTGCGTCGGGAGTCCGAAAATGTCCCACCACCGCCGGTTCCAATGACCTCACATTTATACACCGTCACCTCCGATGACCGGTTACCCGGAATGGCCTTTTGTGATCTATCCTCCAGAAGGCCAAAGACATCAACGAGGCATCTGCCCAGGCCAAAGATGGAAAGACGGAGAGCTCGGGTTAACCAGGATACAAGAACTGTTCGATCCGCTACCCGATCGCTCACTCCGCCGCCCATCTTTAGCTCCCGTTCACCTACACCCCCTCTAATGGCCACCTCCCGCTCATCTACTCCGAATAGGAGAGAAAACCACCCCTGTAGCCGCAGTCCCACCCCCATTCGCAGTCCCACCATCACAAGAAATCTGGATCGCTGCAGTTCGGGGACTTCTAATGGCAATGTCCATGTCACGGTGACCACCAATGGAGGTCGGCGTTCGTCCAACTCCCGGGTGAGTGAGCCCAAGCAGCTGAATGCAAGCCATCCCCTCGTCACCAGTCTGAACAACATGCCCATAAGGATAACTACGTCAAGAACTTCGGATAGGGATCTAGCTTTCAGTTTGAACCATGTGAGGATGAGGGGATCATCACCAATGCCAAGAGAACGGAGCAGCTCTCAAGAAGATCAGGATGCGTGTCAGTTGAACATCAACGTTTATGCGGAGAAACTGCGATTGATGCGTATATAG